AGGTCGCGGGCAAGCCGCTGCCCCCGATGCACCGGGAGACCGTGCTGCGTACCGGGGCCGAGCGGCCGCTCGTCGTCGGCGACCGCCTGGACACCGACATCGAGGGCGCGTTCAACGGCGGAGTGGACTCGCTGCTCGTCCTGACCGGGGTGACCGACGCGGCCCAGCTGGTCGCGGCGGTGCCGGAGCACCGCCCGACCTACGTCGACCGGGACCTGCGCGGGCTGCTCACCGGGCAGCCCGAGGTGACGATGGAGGACGGCACGGCCCGCTGCGGCGGGTGGAGCGCGTCCGTACACGGGCAGGAGCTGGCCCTGGAGGGCGAGGGGGACGCCCTCGACGCGATCGACGGGCTGCGGGCGCTCTGCGGCGCCGCGTGGACCCATGGGGGCACGGAGGCGTGCGCCCTCGACGCCGGTACGGCAGTTGCCCGCCTGGGGCTCTGACGGCGGGGCTCAGGCGGTGGGGCCCGGGCCGCCTCTCAGAGCAGCGATCTGAGCTTGAGCAGGTCCCGGAACCCCGCCTCCAGGCGGACCCGGCCCGCGCCCCACGCCTTGGCGAAGTTGAGGTCGCCGTCCACCAGCGCGACCAGGTCGTCGCCGGTCATCGCCAGCCTGATCTCGGCCTTCTCCCGGGGTGGGCCCTCGACCGTGTCGAGAACCCGGATGCGGCCGTCCGTGAGCCGGCCGGCGAACGTCACATCGAGATCCTTGATGTGACAGCTCAGCGAGCGGTCCAGGGAGGCGGCGCCGCGGACGTCGCCGTCCGCGCCCGCGAGATTGTCGGAAAGTCTGTCCAGTGCGCTGCGGCACTCTGCCATGGTCGCCATCGTGATCGACGGTACCGCAGCCCACCGGGGTAGCGTTCCCGCATGAGCGACTGGACGGCGGGGTCCGGCACGGCCCCCGCGCAGACACCCCCGGCTCCCTCCGGCGACGGGGCCGACGCCCTCGGTACGACCACCCCCGGTGAGGAGGCGGCCGGCCTCGGCGCCACGGCCGGCCCCGGCGGCGCGCCCGCCCACGAGCCCGCCGCGCCCGCCCCCCTCGGCGTCGTCCGCACACCCACCGGGAACGCGGACGTGGACGCCGCGCTGGAGCGGCTGGCCGACGCCGACCACCTCGCGGCGGACGGACACACCGAGGTGTACGAGGATGTACACCGTGGGCTGCGCTCCGCGCTGACCGCGCTGGACGCCAGGCCCGCACCCGCACCCCCGCACGACAACAGGAGCTGAACGTAACCGTGGCAGGAGTGGCCCGTCGCCGCCTCGACGCAGAGCTGGTACACCGCAAGCTCGCCCGCTCGCGCGAGCACGCGAGCCAGCTGATCGCCGCGGGACGCGTCTCCGTACGCGGCCTGGTCGCGACCAAACCCGCCACCCAGGTGGAGACCAGCGCCCCCGTGGTCGTGGCCAAGGACGAGAGCGATCCGGAGTACGTCTCGCGCGGCGGGCACAAGCTCGCCGGGGCCTTCGCCGCGTTCGTCCCCCTCGGCCTGGAGGTGGAGGGCCGCCGCGCGCTGGACGCCGGGGCGTCCACCGGCGGCTTCACCGACGTGCTGCTGCGCGCCGGGGCCCGGCAGGTCCTCGCCGTCGACGTCGGCTACGGACAGCTCGCCTGGTCGCTCCAGTCGGACGAGCGGGTCGTCGTCAAGGACCGCACCAACGTGCGCGAACTGACGCTCGACGACATCGACGGACTGGCGGTGGATCTGGTGGTCGGCGACCTCTCGTTCATCCCGCTGGGTCTCGTACTGCCCGCGCTGGTGCGCTGCGCCGCCCCCGACGCCGACCTGGTCCTCATGGTCAAGCCGCAGTTCGAGGTCGGCAAGGAACGCCTCGGCAGCGGCGGAGTGGTGCGCAGCCCCGAGCTGCGCGCCGAGGCGGTACGCGAAGTCGCCCGCCGGGCGGCGGCGCTGGGACTCGGTGTGCGCGGGGTGACGGCCAGTCCGCTGCCCGGCCCTTCGGGGAACGTCGAGTACTTTCTGTGGCTGCGGGCCGGCGCACCCGAACTGGATCCGGCAGATGTGGACCGTGCAGTGGCGGAGGGGCCTCGTTGACGACGACGACAAGTACGGCACGAACAGTCTTTCTTTTGGCGCATACCGGCCGTCCGGCCGCGATCCGCAGTGCGGAGCTCGTGGTGCAGGGACTACTGCGCAACGGCCTCGGCGTGCGCGTCCTGGAGGCCGAGGCGGCCGACCTGCCGCTCCCGTCGACGGTGGAGACGGTCGCCGACGCGACCCCCGCCGCGGTGGACGGGTGCGAGCTGCTGATCGTGCTCGGCGGCGACGGCACGCTGCTGCGCGGAGCGGAGATCTCGCGCGCCTCGGGCGTCCCCATGCTCGGGGTCAACCTCGGCCGGGTCGGGTTCCTCGCGGAGGCCGAGCGCGACGACCTGGACCGGGTGGTCGCCCGCGTGGTGACCCGGGCGTACGAGGTCGAGGAACGCATGACGCTCGACGTGGTGGTGCACAGCAACGGCGCCGTCGTGCACACCGACTGGGCACTCAACGAGGCCGCGGTGCAGAAGGTTTCGCCCGAAAGGATGCTGGAGGTCGTCCTGGAGATCGACGGCCGGCCCGTCACCGGGTTCGGCTGCGACGGCATCGTCTGCGCGACCCCCACCGGCTCGACCGCCTACGCGTTCTCCGCCGGCGGTCCCGTCGTCTGGCCGGAGGTCGAGGCCCTGCTGATGGTGCCGATCAGCGCGCACGCCCTGTTCGCCAAGCCGCTGGTCACCTCGCCGTCGTCGGTGCTCGCGGTGGAGGTCCAGCCGCACACCCCGCACGGGGTCCTCTGGTGCGACGGCCGCCGGAACGTCGAGCTGCCCGCCGGTGCCCGCGTCGAGGTGCGGCGCGGCGCCGTACCCGTACGGCTGGCGCGTCTGCACCACGCGTCGTTCACCGACCGGCTGGTCGCGAAGTTCGCGCTGCCGGTGTCCGGGTGGCGCGGCCTGCCGCAGTGACGAGGCCGCGCACGGCCCCGGAGACCGCCCCGAAGCGGTGGTCCGGGGCCCTGCGCGGAC
The DNA window shown above is from Streptomyces sp. NBC_00247 and carries:
- a CDS encoding SCP2 sterol-binding domain-containing protein, producing MATMAECRSALDRLSDNLAGADGDVRGAASLDRSLSCHIKDLDVTFAGRLTDGRIRVLDTVEGPPREKAEIRLAMTGDDLVALVDGDLNFAKAWGAGRVRLEAGFRDLLKLRSLL
- a CDS encoding TlyA family RNA methyltransferase, with product MAGVARRRLDAELVHRKLARSREHASQLIAAGRVSVRGLVATKPATQVETSAPVVVAKDESDPEYVSRGGHKLAGAFAAFVPLGLEVEGRRALDAGASTGGFTDVLLRAGARQVLAVDVGYGQLAWSLQSDERVVVKDRTNVRELTLDDIDGLAVDLVVGDLSFIPLGLVLPALVRCAAPDADLVLMVKPQFEVGKERLGSGGVVRSPELRAEAVREVARRAAALGLGVRGVTASPLPGPSGNVEYFLWLRAGAPELDPADVDRAVAEGPR
- a CDS encoding NAD kinase encodes the protein MTTTTSTARTVFLLAHTGRPAAIRSAELVVQGLLRNGLGVRVLEAEAADLPLPSTVETVADATPAAVDGCELLIVLGGDGTLLRGAEISRASGVPMLGVNLGRVGFLAEAERDDLDRVVARVVTRAYEVEERMTLDVVVHSNGAVVHTDWALNEAAVQKVSPERMLEVVLEIDGRPVTGFGCDGIVCATPTGSTAYAFSAGGPVVWPEVEALLMVPISAHALFAKPLVTSPSSVLAVEVQPHTPHGVLWCDGRRNVELPAGARVEVRRGAVPVRLARLHHASFTDRLVAKFALPVSGWRGLPQ